In one window of Megalops cyprinoides isolate fMegCyp1 chromosome 24, fMegCyp1.pri, whole genome shotgun sequence DNA:
- the LOC118771269 gene encoding ethanolaminephosphotransferase 1-like: MASISIRNMFNYHYVTAQQLAGFDKYKYSAVDTNPLSVYVMQHLWNKLVKVVPLWIAPNLLTFTGFLLILINYLLLSFYDWNYKASAPGSQHIPDWVWSVSGFATFSAYALDSIDGKHARRTLSSSPLGELFDHGLDSWATSLFTLSLFSVFGISAETAVSAYTLYGVLCVILLTFTISHWEKYNTGILFLPWGYDISQVTLTAVYLLTAVVGVEAWHKPLPFGYFFTDILIAMVIGCSAFLSLPQTLYNIYLAHHRGTLLRTSLYEGLLPLLSPCLLFALLTAWAASSPSDILTHNTRLFLWMTGVAFSNVTCRLIICQMTNTRSEAFHWLLLPLAIITGGIATGTLAQCEFLCLLVYSVLVTTAHIHYGVCVGKQLSEHLNIYVFALGKRHQD; encoded by the exons ATGGCAAGCATAAGCATCAGGAATATGTTTAACTACCATTATGTTACGGCGCAGCAACTTGCTGGCTTCGACAAATACAAG tACAGTGCAGTGGATACCAACCCGTTATCAGTGTATGTCATGCAGCATCTGTGGAACAAGTTGGTCAAG GTAGTGCCCTTGTGGATTGCTCCgaatttattaacatttactggctttttgctcattttaataaACTACCTCCTGCTGTCATTTTATGACTGGAATTACAAAGCATCAG CTCCGGGTTCCCAGCATATTCCAGACTGGGTGTGGAGTGTGTCTGGCTTTGCCACATTCTCTGCGTACGCTTTAG ACTCAATCGATGGCAAACACGCCCGGCGAACCCTGTCCAGCAGCCCCCTGGGGGAGCTGTTCGATCACGGGCTGGACAGCTGGGCCACGTCCCTCTTCACCCTGTCCCTCTTCTCCGTGTTCGGCATCAGCGCGGAGACGGCCGTGTCGGCGTACACCCTCTACGGCGTGCTGTGCGTCATCCTGCTCACCTTCACCATCTCCCACTGGGAGAAGTACAACACCGGCATCCTCTTCCTGCCCTGGGGGTACGACATCAGCCAGGTG ACATTAACAGCTGTGTATCTTCTGACGGCAGTAGTCGGGGTAGAAGCCTGGCATAAGCCTTTGCCCTTCGGTTATTTCTTTACGGATATTTTAATAGCCATGGTCATAG GTTGCAGTGccttcctctccctgccacAGACACTCTATAACATCTATCT GGCACACCATAGAGGAACGCTCCTGCGGACCTCGCTGTACGAAGgtctcctgcccctgctgtccccctgccTCCTTTTCGCCCTCCTCACCGCCTGGGCGGCGTCCTCCCCCAGCGACATCCTCACCCATAACACCAGGCTCTTCCTCTGGATGACCGGAGTCGCCTTCTCTAACGTCACA TGCAGACTCATCATTTGCCAGATGACAAACACAAGGTCTGAGGCTTTCCATTGGTTACTGCTTCCATTAGCCATAATCACTGGTGGAATAGCAACAGGAACGCTGGCACAGTGCGAGTTCCTCTGTCTCCTGGTCTACAGTGTCCTAGTGACGACGGCCCATATTCACTACGGGGTCTGCGTG GGGAAACAACTGAGCGAACACTTGAATATTTATGTCTTCGCTCTGGGTAAACGGCATCAGGACTGA
- the mapre2 gene encoding microtubule-associated protein RP/EB family member 2 isoform X2 produces MAVNVYSTSITQETMSRHDITAWVNDILCLNYTKVEQLSSGAAYCQFMDMLFPGCISLKKVKFQAKLEHEYIHNFKLLQASFKRMNVDKIIPVEKLVKGRFQDNLDFIQWFKKFFDANYDGKEYNPVQARQGQDAIPPPDPGEQIFNLPKKSHHAASSPTAGATKSSSASKPSTPSSRPSSAKKIPTPSAPAKGEKELEAQVTQLNEQVNTLKLALEGVEKERDFYFGKLREIELLCQEQGQECAQFVERLMEVLYSTEEQEGAGEPGEDPDQQALQEEAQQQEEY; encoded by the exons ATGGCTGTCAACGTGTATTCTACCTCAATCACCCAGGAGACTATGAGCAGACATGACATCACTGCCTGGGTGAACGACATTCTCTGTCTAAACTACACTAAAGTGGAGCAGCTGTCCTCAG GAGCAGCCTATTGCCAGTTCATGGACATGCTGTTTCCTGGCTGCATCAGCCTGAAGAAGGTCAAGTTTCAGGCCAAGCTGGAGCACGAGTACATTCACAACTTCAAGCTGCTGCAGGCCTCCTTCAAGAGGATGAATGTGGACAAG ATTATTcctgtggagaagctggtcAAAGGCCGGTTCCAGGATAACCTTGACTTCATCCAGTGGTTCAAGAAGTTCTTTGACGCTAACTATGACGGCAAGGAGTACAATCCGGTTCAGGCCAGGCAGGGGCAAGACGCCATTCCACCACCGGACCCCGGCGAACAGATCTTCAACCTGCCCAAGAAGTCCCACCACGCAGCCAGCTCCCCCACAGCAG GTGCAACCAAATCAAGTTCAGCCTCTAAACCCTCAACACCATCATCTAGACCCTCGTCAGCTAAAAAGATACCCACACCATCAGCCCCTGCTAagggggagaaggagctggAAGCACAGGTCACTCAGCTAAACGAACAG GTGAACACATTAAAGCTGGCGTTGGAAGGcgtggagaaggagagggactTCTACTTCGGGAAGCTGCGGGAGATCGAGCTGTTGTGTCAGGAGCAGGGCCAGGAGTGCGCCCAGTTTGTGGAGCGGCTAATGGAGGTGCTCTACTCCACAGAAGAACAG GAGGGAGCGGGCGAGCCGGGCGAGGATCCGGACCAGCAGGCCTTGCAGGAGGAGgcccagcagcaggaggagtACTGA